CCTTGTTGTAAAAATCCTGCACCTCCGAAATCAGCATCGTGTCGGAGCGTTGCGCCCGCACACGCAGGTAGCTGGCAACGTGGTAGAGCGAGTCTTCTTCTTCTTTGCTCAGCCCCAGCCCTTTGGCCAATTGGTTGGCGCACAATTCGGTAAGCGGGCGATAAGTTCCATCGGGCTGCCGGGCGGTGATGGCGGCTGGGCCGAGAAACAACACACAGGAGCCTTCGCTGATGTTGCGGGCGATATTTTGATATACGGTGTCGGTCAACGCGGCAGTACTCCCAGAGGAGGCGGATGAATCAGTAGGCATGGTTCGGTCGCAGTTTTGGGATTGTTCGGAGAAACAAAGGTAGAAACGTGTTCTTTAACAACCAATTACAGCACACAAAAAGCGTGCTTGGAAAATTGGTTTTTGAAAAACGACGCGAAGTAAGAGTTGCTATACTTCGCGTCGTTAGGTTTTGGGCAGGGCTAAAAGCGCAATCTGCTCAAAATCAAGGACATCAATCATGGTCATCCGACAAATCCTAACGAATCAAGGTAAAGTTTTTGGCGTTTGACATTCAATCCATTGTTCAGGCGGTGATTTGGAATAACCGCCTGAACAGCGCGCATTTTCAACACCTTGCTTCAAGCCCTAATTCGCGTAAAAAGACGGTTGGAACATTATCTATCATGGATATGCCCACAAAAAGTATCGGGGCGACTTTTGCAAAAGTCGCCCCGACAAATTTCAATCTTCAATGTCCCAAAAAAACCTATCAGGCTTTGTTGGACACTTTTAAATAGTTCTCCAAAGCCACCGAAATGGACGGTGCTTCTGGTGTGCCTGCTTGGATATTGACCGTCATACCGCGGTCGCTCACTGCTTTCAAGGCTGCTTGGCCAAACACGCAGATGCGGCGGTCTTCTTGCTTGAAGTCAGGAAATTGCTCGAACAAGGACTTGATTTCCAGCGCCGAAAAGAACGCTATGATGTCGTACTTGATGTCTTTCAGGTCGCTCAAATCCGTGTTGGCCGTGCGATACATGATAGCCTCTTGGATGGGCACCTTTAGGTCCTTGAAATAGCGCATCACCTCCGGGTTGCCTTGGTCGCTACAGGGCAAGAAGAATTTTTCGTCTTTGTTGCGCAGGATGTAGGCTTTCAGTTCGGTGATGGATTTCACGCCGTTGAAGACCTTCCGCTTGCGGAACATGATGAACTTTTGCAAGTAGTTGGCGATGGTCTCGGTGGCGCAGAAATACTTGGTCTCTTCCGACATCTTGATGCGCAGCTCGCCGCAAAGGCGAAAGAAATGGTCCACTGCGTTCTTGCTGGTGAAAACGATGGCGGTGTAGTCGTTCGGATAGACGCGATTTTTCCGGTATTCTTTTTCGGTGAGACCCTCTACGGTCACAAAGGGCACAAAATCAATTCGCACGCCAAACCGCTTGGACAACTCGTCGTAAACAGCGCTTTGGGCAGGTTTGGGTTGGGAGATAAGGATGTTGTGGACTTTTTTGAAGGTCTCTCCTTGAACAGGTGCAGCGGTTGCAGACATTCGGGAGTGTGTTTATGTGAAATTTGTCAGGTGAAAAAGAGACTGCAAGGGTTCGATGCTTTGCGGTTACAAGGTTTGAGCGCGTTGAAAAAACGAGTTGAAACCCCAGAACCTCTATTTTGCCTGAATGAGCGCCAGTTTTACCAAGAGCAAGAGCGGCGCGAATTCGACGGCACAAAGGTACAACAAAAAGTGGAATTTGTTGTCAGCCAAAATTTTAGAGCCGATGGCAAGCGACCGCAAACCTCTGTAGAGGTAAAAAATACCCACCAAACTCAATATCCAAAGCGGCAAAAACTGCTGATATTCTTCCGAATAGCCTTCGAATAGCCTGCTTTTCGAGGAGAAGGCCAGCAAAAAATTGAAGGGCACCAAAAACAGCCCCAACACGCAGTTGAAAATAATGACGAGAAAATTGTAACGGTCTATTTCTTTCTCCACGGGAAACAACCAGCGAGC
This genomic interval from Saprospiraceae bacterium contains the following:
- a CDS encoding uroporphyrinogen-III synthase — protein: MSATAAPVQGETFKKVHNILISQPKPAQSAVYDELSKRFGVRIDFVPFVTVEGLTEKEYRKNRVYPNDYTAIVFTSKNAVDHFFRLCGELRIKMSEETKYFCATETIANYLQKFIMFRKRKVFNGVKSITELKAYILRNKDEKFFLPCSDQGNPEVMRYFKDLKVPIQEAIMYRTANTDLSDLKDIKYDIIAFFSALEIKSLFEQFPDFKQEDRRICVFGQAALKAVSDRGMTVNIQAGTPEAPSISVALENYLKVSNKA